A section of the Asticcacaulis sp. EMRT-3 genome encodes:
- a CDS encoding metalloregulator ArsR/SmtB family transcription factor, with protein MTVTLDQTLAALADPNRRQVIEILCAQPLPAGELARRIGLSPAALSRHLRVLKTLGMISEVPLHTDARVRVYGLRPQPMADLKVWLGHTETLWTRQVERFKSDA; from the coding sequence ATGACGGTTACACTCGATCAGACACTGGCGGCTCTGGCCGATCCAAACCGGCGGCAGGTGATCGAAATCCTGTGCGCCCAGCCCCTGCCAGCGGGTGAACTGGCGCGACGCATCGGCCTGTCGCCCGCCGCCCTCAGCCGTCATCTGCGGGTACTGAAAACGCTTGGCATGATCAGCGAAGTGCCGCTCCATACCGATGCGCGCGTACGGGTTTACGGCCTGCGACCGCAGCCCATGGCCGACCTGAAAGTCTGGCTCGGTCATACCGAAACCCTGTGGACGCGACAGGTTGAACGATTCAAAAGCGATGCCTGA